The bacterium genome segment AATTCAAGATCTCTTATATCGCCTCTTATAAGTTCTATTTTGTCCATTACCTGTTGGATATTTTCTTCCCTACCTTCGGAAAAATCATCTATTATTTTCACTTTCGCCCCAAATTCCAATAATCTATCAACAATATTAGAACCAATGAAACCAGCGCCTCCTGTAACTAATACTGTTTTGTCTTTAAAACCTTCTTGGAAAAGTTTTTCTATATCCATTCTTAGCTCCTATTTTTGATAGAGATTATTTTTTATTCGATGAGCAATTTTCTTAAGATTCCCCGATTTTGTCCTATATAGTTTATTAAATTTTTTGTCTTTTATAATCGCAATGTTTTCTTGAACATTAAGTATTCCTATTTCAACACTGCTATAAGCAAGAGATAAAGATACGACTACGTCAGAAAGAAGTCGCGAATTACATATTGGAAATAATTTTTCGTTTAGTTTGATTACTTCAACTCCTATTTTCGCAATTTCAAACGGAACCTTAGTCGCGTTTTTTAAGGCTTTTTGGATTTTATCACTATTTGATTTTGAGGATTTAAAAAGGATCGAAACCTTTTTATAGGCTTTGATATCTTCATCAATCAATTTGCTTA includes the following:
- a CDS encoding cyclodeaminase/cyclohydrolase family protein, which produces MYINKPINKYLDDLAAKKPAPGGGSAGALAGALAAGLVSMAVNYSIGKNPKNDKKLKSILKQSEKLRKNISKLIDEDIKAYKKVSILFKSSKSNSDKIQKALKNATKVPFEIAKIGVEVIKLNEKLFPICNSRLLSDVVVSLSLAYSSVEIGILNVQENIAIIKDKKFNKLYRTKSGNLKKIAHRIKNNLYQK